GGTTCGACCGATGCCCACCAACGGGTGGCCGCGGACCTGATCGGGCGATTGGTCGCTGACCTGGACGGTCCGCGAGTGGTAACGATCAACGGGGTCATCTGTGAAGCGTTGTCACGTTCGGCCACCCAGTCGGGCCTGACGTGGAGCGGCGATCCAGGCGTGGCGGCGGGCTTGACCGGTGCCGGTGCCGCTGAGCCAGCCGACGGCTTCGAGGCCCTCAACCGGTTGCACGCACCGACTGTCATCGCGGTTGCGGTCGACGACGGTGTGGTGGCCGATCCGATCCAGGTGGTCCACATCACCATCGGCGAGGTGCCCGATGGCACGGGTTCCCCCGGGGCGGCCAGCCCCCGGACCGCGGTGAGGGTGGGGGCGGGAAGCCATGCCACGGTGATCGAGACCTACTTGAGCGGGCCAGGGGAGTTGCTGGTCAATGCCTCGACCTCGGTGTCGGTGGGGGAGGGAGCCACCCTCCACCACCACCGCATAGAACTGGACGACACCGCCACCACCCACCTGGGTCGCACCGAGTTCGACCTGGCGGCCGGGTCCAGCCTGCGCTCGACCAGCTTCACCGCCGGCGCCACCCTGGCCCGAGCCGCCACCCTGGTGCGCCTGGCCGGAGAGCACGCCACCGCTGAGATAGACGGCCTCTACCTGCCCACCGCTGGGCGCCATCACGACCATCTGGTCACCGTCGACCATGCCTCGTCGCACTGCAACAGCTCCCAGCGGTTCAAGGGCGTGGTGAGCGCGGGTGGGAGAGGATCTTTCACCGGTCATGTGGTGGTCCGTCCGGGAACGGTCCGTACCGATGCCCAGCAGTCCAACCGCAGCCTTCTGCTCGATTCGTCTGCCCGGTCAGACACCCGCCCATGGCTGGAGATCCTTGCCGACGACGTCCGGGCCAGCCATGGAGCCACGGTGGGACGCCTCGACGATGACGCCCTCTTCTACCTCCGCAGTCGAGGAATCCCTGAGCTCACTGCCCGTGAACTGCTGATCGACGCCTTCACCGGTGAGATCGTGGAGATGGTGGATCAGGTCGAGGTCCGTGACCACCTTCGTAGCGTCCTGCCCGAGCTCGGGTCCCACTCTGGAGGCACACAATGACCGCGTCAGACCCCGCCCCATCCGACGGGAAGGGACGTAGCAAGAGCGTTGCCCTGCGCCGAGACTGCCTGGCCACCACCGTCCCCCAGGGCGAACGCGTCTCGCTGTCGGCCGGCGGTCTGGTCACGTTGGTCCAGTCGTTGGGCGGGAGCTTCACGGTGCGTACCGAGATGGGCACCCTGTTGCGGATAGACGGCGCCGACTGCGACGCCTTGGGGCTCGAAGCTCCCGAGCGGCGGGTTCAGATCCTGTCGGGTGGCCCGTTCAACATGGACAAGGTGACCGAGGCGCTGCACACGGTCTATGACCCCGAGATCCCGGTGAGCATCGTGGAGCTCGGCCTCATCTACCGCTGTGACGAGGTGATCGATGCAGGCGGCAAGCGCCACATCCAGATCGACATGTCCATGACCGCCCCGGGCTGCGGCATGGGCGATGTGTTGCGTGCCGATGCTGGCCGTGCGGTTGCTGCCCTACCTGGCGTGGACGAGGTCGATGTGACCCTGGTGTGGGAGCCGCCGTGGTCGGTTGACCGCATGTCCGAGGAAGCCCGCCTCCAGCTCGGTCTGCTCTAACCCCGGGGTGAGGTGGTCGGGAGCGTCGTCCCCGCTCGTGCTGGGGCACAGTACGGCCGACGATGATGCCGGTCGGGCGGGGGCAGCCAGCTATCCTGCTTCGGTCCCTGGCAACGGGGATACCGCACTGAAAGGTCAATCGTGGTCCCGTTTCTCGTAGTCATCCATGTGATCGTGTCGATCGGCCTGCTGGTGTTGGTGTTGTTGCACAGCGGTAAGGGCGGCGGCCTTTCGGACATGTTCGGCGGCGGCATGGGCGCCGCGGCGCAGGGCTCCACCGTGGTGGAGAAGAACCTGGATCGCATCACCGTGGCGTTCGCGGTGGCCTTCGGCTTCACCTCGCTCGCTCTCGGCCTGATGATGAGCACCCCCACCTGACCATTCGGGGTCGACAATTCGGCGGGTACCTGGTCGGCGCAACGGTGGCCCGCGCCCGGACCGTTATTCAACTGGTTGGTTGACAACCTGCCTCCCTGGGCATACCGTCTTCATCAACCAAACGGTTGATGAAGGTGATGTGTCGGGATGGAAGAAGCGCAGATCTCCAAGGTGTTCGCGGCGCTGGCCGATCCGACCCGCCGAGACATCGTGGCCCGCTTGGCGGTGGCCGATGCCACCGTCAACGATCTGGCTGAGCCCTACGACATATCGGTGCAGGCGGTGTCCAAACACATCCGGGTCCTGGTCGATGCCGGCCTGATCACCCAGCGGCGAGATGCGCAGAAACGCCCCTGCCATCTGGAAGCGGAGGTGTTCGACCTCATGACTCGCTGGATCGAGCGCTATCGACGCCAGGCCCAGGCACGATTCGAACGACTCGACGCGGTGCTGGCCGAGATGGCGGCCGCGGAGGACCCTGAAGTGACCGTACCCAGACAAGGAGAAGCATCATGACCACCCCGACCCGCTATCAGGCCACCATCGAGGCCGACACCGAGGTCCCGGTCATCCGGATCACCCGCGACTTCGACGCCACCCCTGCTCAACTGCTCAAAGCCCACACCGACCCCGAGGTCTACGCCCGTTGGATCGGGCCCGACGGCATGGATACCCGCATCCTCGACTGGGATGCCACCGACGGCGGTCGTTGGCGCTACGTCGCTGGCCGTGACGGCGAGGAGTACGGCTTCCGAGGCTGCTTCCACGAGGTGAGCGAGCGCCGGATCGTCCAGACCTTCACCTACGAAGGGATGCCCGAGGGCGTGGCATTGGAGACGCTCACCTTCGAAGACCTGGGTGACGGCCGCACCCGACTACACGCCCAGTCTTTGGTCGACAGCTTCGAAGACCGAGATGCCTTGCTGGCCAGCGGCATGGAAACAGGCGTGAACGAGGGCTACGCCAAGCTCGACGCCCTGGTCTGTGACCTGTGAGCACGTCACAGGCCGGCGACCATCGCAACATAGCGGCCGCATTCTCGGCCACGGTGCGAGCTATCGAGGTCGACGCCGAGCAACACCACGACATCTGGGACCGCCCGGCGCCACCGGAGGGGTGGCTGGCCCGAGATGTGGTGCGTCACCTGGTCGAGTGGTTGCCATCGTTCCTGGAGTCACAGACCGACATCAGGTTTCCGGTCGGACCCAGCGTGGACGAGGACCCCGCTGGCGCCTGGCGGGTGCACGCCGACGCGGTCCAGGCTCTGCTGGACGACGCAGCGGTGGCCGATCGGGTCCACGAGTTCCCTCACATCGGTGCCATGTCGTTGGCCCAGGCCATCGACATGATCTACACGCCCGACGTGTTCCTGCACCGATGGGATCTGGCCCGCGCCACTGGCCAAGACGAGACCCTCGACCCCGACCGATGCGCAGGAATGCTCGAAGGCATGCTCCCCATGGACGACGTGTTGCGCCAGAGCGGCCATTACGGCCCCAAGGTGGATGTGCCGGAGAACGCCACCGCTCAGACGAAGCTCCTGGCCTTCATCGGCCGAACCCCCTGAGCTTGGAACTTCCAGCGACTAACCAGTCGTCGTGGCGGACCATGGGGATGCCTTTGCTGGGGGAGTGGGGCCGCGCGCTACAGTGACGACCCTCACCGGGCGCACCCGGAGAGGCCACGTCGGAGTGGCGGAATTGGCAGACGCGCTAGCTTGAGGGGCTAGTGCCCTTAGGGGCGTGGGGGTTCAAGTCCCCCCTCCGACACGAAAATGGTGCAGAATCGCAGGTCAGAGGGCATTTTCTCTCGGTCGACTTGAACCCCCACGGTCCCGGCGGGACCTGTCTCACAAGTGCTGACACATTCCGGATGAGTGGGAACTGTCAGTCGGGGACCGGTGGCTTACGGACTAGCGCTTCGTCGAATGCCATTGTGAGACAGGTGAGGGCCACGTATTCGTTCGAGCTTTCGGCGGTCGCTGCTTCGTCTACCAGCCAGTCCCACAGTGATTGTGGGGCTGGGCCGACAGCATCGAGCAAGTTCTGTACGGCGGTGGGGTCTGCTGCTGCCACGACATCGCTGCAGTAGCCGTCGTCGGGAATGCCCCATGTCCGCGCCAGATCGAGCAGGGGCGCGATCGACGCTGGCACGGCGGAACGATCCAGCTCGATCACCCACACTCCGCAGTTCTCGCACGCCGATGACGGAGTGCTGTAGCCGCATGCCCAGCAGGTCAAGGGGTCCAGCCTGCCACTGCGGGGCGGTTGCTGGACGAGGGATGGTTTGTCAAGAGATCCTGACAATCGTGAGTGTGATCGCTTTGGACCAACTTCCAGCGGACCCGGTTGAGGCGCTTCGTGAACTCACCCGTGGTGAAGCTGAACTGGAACGGGTGCGGCTGGAACGGGTCCGGGCTGCACGCGAGGCCGGTGTGTCGTGGGATCGGATCGGTGCGGCTCTCGGTGTCACCCGCCAGGCTGCTTGGGAGTACTTCAACCGCGACCTGCGGGACCGCCTGGCTCTCAACGTCGACTCCAACGCCGAATTGACCGAGGAAGAAGCGATGAAGCTGGCGGTGGAGGAGTCTCGAGCGGTCCGTCGTCGTCGGCGCACCTCCTGACCCGCGGCTCGATGCGTGTGATGCCGGACACGAACGTGGTCGTGTCCGCTGCGATCAGCAAACGGCGCCCCGCATCGCATCCTTCAGGACCTGGTTGGCCCACCGACCGTTCGAGTTGACTATCTGCCCTCAGCTGCTGGCCCCGAGGTCGCCGAGGTCTTGACCGAGCGGCCGAAGCTACGTCGATGGATCAGCCTGGACGATGCCCGAGCTCTGCTCGACCGGTTTGGAACCGAAGCGGATCTAGTCGAAGACCCAGATGAGATCGGCCCGACCACCCGGGACTCGGACGACGATTACCGGCGCTTCGGATTTCACGGGGAAGTGGGTGTGATGGTGGGGAGTAGGTCCCAGTTCGGCTTGCCGGCGTGGAGCAGGGTGCGGATCCGGTAGTTCCGGAACGATGTGAACCCGTAGGCGATGCGCTTGACGACCTTGATCAGGTTGTTCGCTGCCTCGGTGGGACCGTTGGAGACGTGGGCTTGATGCCACGCTGCGATCTGGGTCCGCCACTTCGTGATCGTCCGGCCGAGCTGGCGGATCTCGGGAGGACAGGACTCGTCTTGGAGATCCGCACCAAGCTGGGTGACGAACTCGAGGGCCAGGTCGGGGTCGTGGTGGTCATACATCGACCGGACGACCTCCTTGGCGTCTGTGTCATCGTCGGGTTGTCCCGCAGGGTTCGCTCCCTCTTTAGCTGCCTGCCTCCGGGTGTGGCCGCTTGGCACATGTGCGGCTCTGCGGGACGCGTCGGGACCGTCCGGCGTGGCTTGATAGGAGCCTGATCAGAACCCGAACAGACGCATGCCCACCAGACGGTCCCTGGCGCCTCGCCAACCATCATCGAGAGGCCAGGAGGCATGTTCATGATCACCATCGGAGGCGATTCACACAAGCGGACGCACACGTTCGTCGCGGTCGACGATCTCGGACGCCAGATCGCCGAGACGACCGTCGCTGCGACCAGCGACGGCCATCTCGCCGCGTTGGACTGGGCTCGCCAGTGGCCCGACCGGCGCTGGGCGCTCGAGGACTGCCGGCAGGTCACCCGCCGGCTCGAAGGCGACCTGTTGCGGGGCGGCGACAGCGTGTTGCGCGTCCCGACTCAGTTGATGGCCGGGGCCCGGCGCTCGGCCCGTGAGCCCGGCAAGTCCGACCCCATCGATGCCATGTCCGTGGCCCGTGCCGCGCTGCGTGAACCCGGGCTTCCTCACGCTCGTCTCGACGGGCGAGAGCGGCACTTGAAGTTGCTGGTCGATCACCGAGAAGACCTGGTCGGAGAGAGGACGCGCATCCAGTCGCGTCTTCGCTGGCACCTGCACGAGTTGATGCCCGAGCATGCTGTAGCGCTGCGGACTCTGGACCGCTTCCACGTTCTCGCGGACGTTCGTGCCCGCCTTGACGCGCTCGATGGCCCGGTGGCCGCCATCGCTGTCGAGCTGGTGGACCGCACCCGGGAGTTGACGGTGCGGATCAACGAGCTCACCCGCGAGATCACCGCCATGGTTACCGATCTCGCGCCAACGCTGCTCGCGCTCCAGGGCTGCGGGCCACTCAGCGCTGCGAAGCTCGTTGCTGAGGCCGCTGGCATCGACCGGTTCCGATCGCGCTCGGCGTTCGCCCGATGGAACGGGACAGCACCGATCCCGGTCTGGACCGGCAACGAGAAGTTCCGCCTCAGCCGCGGCGGCAACCGTCAAGCCAACGCCGCGATCCATCGCATCGCGATCAGCCAGTGGCGCGACCACGGCCCGGGGCACGACTACATCGCAAGACGGATCGAAGGCGGTGACCCGAAACGATCCGCGATCCGCGCTCTCAAGCGCCGCATCTCCGACGAGGTCTTCCGCAGGCTCCGCGACGATCTGGACCACCGCGAGAGCGCTGAAACCGCCTCGGCGGCATGACCGTTTGACATAGGAGCATGTGCCAGGCCATGCGGACCTCGCCTCGTGGGTCACCGGCTTCGAGCAGGCCCATCAGCTTGTCCTGCCCTTGTCGTCGAGGCGTTCGCTGGCCTTGGTGAGCAGTCGTCTCGATCGGTAGAGCGGGTCGTTCTTGTGGCCTCGGTGGCCGAGGGTGTCGTGCTGCACGCGGCGGCGAACCTCGTCGAGGCGGGTGTTGGCCAGCTTCACGAGATGGAACGGATCCGCGACCTGGACCGCGTCGGGGAGCATCGTCGTGAACGCGAGCCGCCACGGCCCTGACAGGTCCAGCACTGCCCAGTCAATCGCGTCGAGCCACGCCGGATCCCGGCCGGCCAGCCACTCACAGGCCCCGATCGAGGAGCGACCGGGGATCACGTCGAGGAGCTGGCCTCGGCGGACGTCGACGATCGAGGTGGACCAGTGCTGGGTGCGCCACGGTCCGAGCCGGGCGAACAACGTCTCATGCAGGCCCAGGGCTTCGACCTCGCCGATCCGCTCAGGGTCCTCGACCAGCGGTGTCCCATAGGCGATGACGGTGTTGTTGATCGTGTGCCATCACACCCGAGCTCGACGGCGAGTTCGTTGACGCTGCGACGGAACCGGCCGACCTGCTCGGTCACCCACCGCCCCGCTCGATCGGTCATCACCAACCGGGGCGCCGCGATGTGGCCGGCGGTCTCGGTGAAGGACCCGACCGCACACGCCGGGGCCGGACACGACCACCGGTGCTTGTGCCACACCAGCCGCGCCGGTCGCCCGAACGCCGCCATGTCGACCAGCTCCACCGGCCGCTGGTCCTTCGACCACACCGGCCCGCCACAACCAGGACACACCGGCCGCTCGCTGCGGGTCTGGACGTGCACCCGGACCGGGCCACCGTGCTCGTCGTCAGCTCCGAGCACGGTCACGTCACCCAGCCCTACGAGGAGCTCACAGATACGCGTAGGGTCAACAATCACAGGGGTCCTCGGCTCTGGTTGGCGTAGAGAACCGCCAGATTCGCAGGACCCCTGTACCGCGCCCGGGATCCCTCAGCCGCCGATCACTTCCCCCTCAGATCCGAAGCGCCCGATTACCTCATCGCTCTCGCACGCGCGGAACGCAGCACACATATCGGACCTGGGACCGTCGCCTCGTCGACGGCTAGCTCCATCACTCAGAAATACTCCAGCACCACCGGAGCGAGTACCTCGAAGACCCGAGCCCTTCCACCTAGGAGCGCCCTCGGGGTCTTCGGGCGGTTCCGATCCTCAGCTGAACGAGGGGGCCTGAACCCCTATGGCCCCGCACACCTGACGCCGAGCAGCCATGTCGATCTGCCTCCATGCACGGGCGAGCCTTCTACTGACCCCGGGATCACGCGCTCAAAGTCTGGTGAGGCAGGTCGTTTCCTTGACGGGCTGTCAGGGCTAGGTTAGCTTCCGGGCGGCACGTGTGGCGACCAAGGGCGAGAAATGTCACGGCGATTGAAACCCGGATTCGAGGCATTGGCGGCCCTGTGCTCAGCTGCGGTGCTGGCCGCTTGTGGCGCGCCGAGCGATGACCTACGGATGGGTAGTCCGCCCTCTCCCACCTTTCAGACCATACCCGCTCCCACTTACGACCCTGGCGAGGGTGGACGAAGGTTGCCGAGTGTTGGATTGACGGTCGAGGAAATCATCGACCCCACAACCGCAGTCGGTTGCATGACGATCGATGCATACGAGAATCTCGATGAGTCTGGGCGCCGGGCGATCCCTCCCCCAAACCGTTTAGAACCAAGACCCCGTGAGGTCACATTAGCCGACGCCAATCAAGCGATTGACATTTCTTCCCGTCATCTCGAATCGCATGGACTGCAGGTCGGCGTCGAAAGCATCGTGTTCATTGAACCCTTTACTGCGCTGCAGCGTTCTGTCACAGTGCATTTTGTCTTCACGGACCCGGTCGAACTACCACACGACCTTGGCTTGCCTCCTGGAGATCAACCCGGGGATGAGTTGCGCGTATTTAGCGAGGATGATGTGCGCAAGACGCGACCAGTCGAATCTGAAGCTGATCGTGACCTGTTCCGCAGTGCCGGCGCAGCGGACATTGTTGTTGATCTGGAACGAGCGGAGCCGGTATGGATTATGCCATTGGAGGACGCACTGTGGTGTCGGTTCGGCGGGTAGCCCGCGTACAGTTTCTCGCTATACTGGCATTGTGTGCAGCCTGTATGCCGACAGATAGTTACGGGATGTGGACAGGTGCGTGGGACTCAATAAGCGAGGATGACCACGGATTCGAGTACGCTGATTGGCCCAATGCCATGTTGTTTCAATACTCGAACTTTGGCACAGTTAAGACTGCCCTAGAACAGGCCGGCGGGGGCAATGAGGGTTCCGGTACGTCCAAGATGTGGATGATCGGCAACCAGGTAGACGATGACATTTGGAAGCACGGAAGCACCGGCTCGAAGGACCAAGGGCCGTGGCGTTGCACGTGGTTGAATTACGACTGGAGGCACATGCGCTACTATGGTGACCCTGCGTACGGGTCCGCCAGCAGCGCGGTGTACGGGAGCCTAGTCGTCGGTACAGCGCACTACGATCTTCGAGAGCACTGCGGAAATGCAGAGTACGGCTACACCGAGTGGGCAGAGTATGTCTGGCGGATTAACTTGCACTGCCGAGGATATGACATTGAGGATTACGTCGCAAGTGTTCCCGAGACTGCGGGCGACTATCAGCGAAGGAACAACCCTCGATACCGTTGGCTGAGTGATGGCACGGCCACGGTGATAAAGATGGGCGTTGAGACCGACGTTCGATGTGATCTTACCTTTTGACGGATCGGCCACTTAGGCTGTCGCCCACCCCGAATTCTTCGCCCTGACTCGAGCGCCCCCGGTCACTCCTCGGACGCTTCGTCAGGCGGGGGTGATGATTCAGGCTTCGCCGCCGAAGGAACGGACGCGCTGATCGGTGCCCTGCTGCGTGACGCGGCGGACGAACATCTGGCATCACCGAGTTGGTCGTCGACTCAGTCGGAGCGGCGAGACGGCGAATGTGGCTTCGTCGGCGTAGGCGCATCCTGATGATCGGTGCAGCGGCTGGCTCCGTGGGAGTGATTGCCGTGACGACGGGGATCCGCGTGTCGAACGGTCGCGACTCGCAGAATTTGGAGGCAGTGTCGACGTCGACCATCTCGTCAAGCGCCCCTGCTTCGGCCACGTCCTCCGACGTTCCAACAGAACCCACGACGCCCGGACTCGACCAGGTTCCATTGGAGTTTCGTCAAGATGTTGCCATCGCGTGGACAGGCCGGGAGGTCGTCGTGTGGGGTGGCGACATCGAGGCGTTCAACCAGGGCGTATCGGGCCAGAACAGGACGTTCTCGGACGGTGCGGCATTCGACGTCGCCTCCGGCTCGTGGCGGATGATGAGTCCAGGACCGATCACCGAGGTCGGGGTGGACCACGATCGTCGGACGGTCGCGGTCGATGACGGCGTCGTGGTGGCGAACGGGACCGACGTCGCACTTTGGAACCCCGCAGCCAACACGTGGCGCTCGATGGAGGATCTGCCCGGCCGTTCGGGACGAGTCGACATCGTGGCGGGACGAGGCCGGCAGCACTTGGGAGACCTGGCCGACGACGTCGGACCAGTTCCGAATCCAGTGCAACACGGCGCACGCCGCTGAGCGCCTGGCCAGATCGGTCGACTCTCACTGAACCTGCAGCATCGCGGACTTCTGGCTGCGTCAACCCGTCGGTTCGCGGGCGAGCAGAACTGCTGCGACCACGGCGGGCATTCCAAGAATCACGAAGTCTCTCGATGCCGACGCGACCGGAGTCATGCAACTGTCCACGTTGGAGTACTCCACGCGTGCACAGCGGCGCTCGTCGCTCAGTTCGTGGGCGACAGCCCCTGCAGCGGTCGCCGCGACGATGAAGCAAGCCACCCCGAGACGATGAGCCCACAGTTCGTGCTTTGCGGCGCGGTTGAGAACGAAAGCGAACCCGCCTGCGGCTGCGATGATCGCGATGCCCAGTAGCGGGGTCAAGATCGTGCCGTTGGGGAACGAGTGGGGTCGGTCACCCCAAAGGTCGAGCCCGAACGCCAGAGGCCACGACTCCGTAGCGAAAAGGTGCAGCCCACCCCTGCCAGCACGGCCGCGTAGATCCCATCGATCATCAGGGCGACTGTCAATCGGGTGGACACTGGAGTCATCTGGTCACCGATCTGCCACGGGCCGGTACCAGCGTGACCTGCGAACCGCTTTGGTCGAACCGCATGCGGGGAACCTACTTCCGCGCGGTGCCGAACTCTTGCTCACGATCACCGGCCCAGTAGGGGCCCGTCGGGGGAGTGGCTCGGGGAGCAACCCAGGGAGCTTGCCCGGCTTCTATGCGGCTATCAGGAACGTTCCTGCTGCGGGGGCTCGTGGGGTAATGGTACGAGTCCCCCCTCCGACACCACCTGACCAGGGCAAACGCCCTGGTCAGCGCAGTTTTCGGGCGAGTTGCGGCGGCCCGGATCGGGCTCTTGTCATTGGTTTGTCATCACTGCTGTGTGGTGCGCTCCCGCGAGGTCGGTCGGGTTCGCCTCCGCAGCGAGAGATCGCACTCGTCGGGCGAGGCGATCGACGCGACCGAGGATCGCGGTCGGCTTGCCGCTGAGGTCGACCGTGGTGACCTCCAGCCGCTTGCCGGCGTGGGGTATGACGTGCTCGACGGCCTCGGCCTCACCGGCCGCGTAGACGAGCAGGCCAGCGGGGAGGTCCAGGCCGATGACGTACGCCAGCAGCTGGTAGAGGTCTGGATGCTTGATCCCGGACACGTTGATCCGCTTGTACTTCGCGTCGCCGACGAATCGACAGCGTCCGCTCTGCCACCACGACAGGTCCGGTTCGAGCTTGATCTTTCCGTGGACATCGAGCGCTGACCGAACCTTCCTCCCTTCCGGGAAGGACGAGGAGCTGAGGCCAAGTGCCTCTCGTAGGGCTACCCGTAGGAAGTCCTCGAACGCCTGGTTCATGTCCACCACGAGCCCTGCGCCTTGGCGGGTCCCCTCGGCGACTTCGATCGAGGTCGATCGGATGACGAGTTCGGCGAGATCGGCCGCGACCTTGAAGTGCCGGTTGAGGC
The Microthrixaceae bacterium DNA segment above includes these coding regions:
- the sufD gene encoding Fe-S cluster assembly protein SufD, with protein sequence MTIWDDAPALPSKRDEPWHYVSVPSITRVPYEAVGGQGSTDAHQRVAADLIGRLVADLDGPRVVTINGVICEALSRSATQSGLTWSGDPGVAAGLTGAGAAEPADGFEALNRLHAPTVIAVAVDDGVVADPIQVVHITIGEVPDGTGSPGAASPRTAVRVGAGSHATVIETYLSGPGELLVNASTSVSVGEGATLHHHRIELDDTATTHLGRTEFDLAAGSSLRSTSFTAGATLARAATLVRLAGEHATAEIDGLYLPTAGRHHDHLVTVDHASSHCNSSQRFKGVVSAGGRGSFTGHVVVRPGTVRTDAQQSNRSLLLDSSARSDTRPWLEILADDVRASHGATVGRLDDDALFYLRSRGIPELTARELLIDAFTGEIVEMVDQVEVRDHLRSVLPELGSHSGGTQ
- the sufT gene encoding putative Fe-S cluster assembly protein SufT, producing the protein MTASDPAPSDGKGRSKSVALRRDCLATTVPQGERVSLSAGGLVTLVQSLGGSFTVRTEMGTLLRIDGADCDALGLEAPERRVQILSGGPFNMDKVTEALHTVYDPEIPVSIVELGLIYRCDEVIDAGGKRHIQIDMSMTAPGCGMGDVLRADAGRAVAALPGVDEVDVTLVWEPPWSVDRMSEEARLQLGLL
- the secG gene encoding preprotein translocase subunit SecG, with the protein product MVVPFLVVIHVIVSIGLLVLVLLHSGKGGGLSDMFGGGMGAAAQGSTVVEKNLDRITVAFAVAFGFTSLALGLMMSTPT
- a CDS encoding winged helix-turn-helix transcriptional regulator is translated as MEEAQISKVFAALADPTRRDIVARLAVADATVNDLAEPYDISVQAVSKHIRVLVDAGLITQRRDAQKRPCHLEAEVFDLMTRWIERYRRQAQARFERLDAVLAEMAAAEDPEVTVPRQGEAS
- a CDS encoding SRPBCC family protein — translated: MTTPTRYQATIEADTEVPVIRITRDFDATPAQLLKAHTDPEVYARWIGPDGMDTRILDWDATDGGRWRYVAGRDGEEYGFRGCFHEVSERRIVQTFTYEGMPEGVALETLTFEDLGDGRTRLHAQSLVDSFEDRDALLASGMETGVNEGYAKLDALVCDL
- a CDS encoding TIGR03086 family protein; translation: MSTSQAGDHRNIAAAFSATVRAIEVDAEQHHDIWDRPAPPEGWLARDVVRHLVEWLPSFLESQTDIRFPVGPSVDEDPAGAWRVHADAVQALLDDAAVADRVHEFPHIGAMSLAQAIDMIYTPDVFLHRWDLARATGQDETLDPDRCAGMLEGMLPMDDVLRQSGHYGPKVDVPENATAQTKLLAFIGRTP
- a CDS encoding transposase; translated protein: MYDHHDPDLALEFVTQLGADLQDESCPPEIRQLGRTITKWRTQIAAWHQAHVSNGPTEAANNLIKVVKRIAYGFTSFRNYRIRTLLHAGKPNWDLLPTITPTSP
- a CDS encoding IS110 family transposase, yielding MITIGGDSHKRTHTFVAVDDLGRQIAETTVAATSDGHLAALDWARQWPDRRWALEDCRQVTRRLEGDLLRGGDSVLRVPTQLMAGARRSAREPGKSDPIDAMSVARAALREPGLPHARLDGRERHLKLLVDHREDLVGERTRIQSRLRWHLHELMPEHAVALRTLDRFHVLADVRARLDALDGPVAAIAVELVDRTRELTVRINELTREITAMVTDLAPTLLALQGCGPLSAAKLVAEAAGIDRFRSRSAFARWNGTAPIPVWTGNEKFRLSRGGNRQANAAIHRIAISQWRDHGPGHDYIARRIEGGDPKRSAIRALKRRISDEVFRRLRDDLDHRESAETASAA
- a CDS encoding transposase produces the protein MFARLGPWRTQHWSTSIVDVRRGQLLDVIPGRSSIGACEWLAGRDPAWLDAIDWAVLDLSGPWRLAFTTMLPDAVQVADPFHLVKLANTRLDEVRRRVQHDTLGHRGHKNDPLYRSRRLLTKASERLDDKGRTS
- a CDS encoding transposase family protein — protein: MTVLGADDEHGGPVRVHVQTRSERPVCPGCGGPVWSKDQRPVELVDMAAFGRPARLVWHKHRWSCPAPACAVGSFTETAGHIAAPRLVMTDRAGRWVTEQVGRFRRSVNELAVELGCDGTRSTTPSSPMGHRWSRTLSGSARSKPWACMRRCSPGSDRGAPSTGPPRSSTSAEASSST
- a CDS encoding restriction endonuclease, translating into MSVSPSWEAPGTYDIVPGSEVGVVALDSRVVIVRPKVPADRVLFLLSFALDPIRWQDREATYASETDLVEGMAALYGRELNRALRRGVLQGYRVEEDSLTTLRGRVRFDDQLRRRFGMSAPIEVRFDDYTTDTDLNRLLLSALRRLSRLPIRSQRVRSTLSFCSSVLAEGVTAVDFTPATMPVIAWNRLNRHFKVAADLAELVIRSTSIEVAEGTRQGAGLVVDMNQAFEDFLRVALREALGLSSSSFPEGRKVRSALDVHGKIKLEPDLSWWQSGRCRFVGDAKYKRINVSGIKHPDLYQLLAYVIGLDLPAGLLVYAAGEAEAVEHVIPHAGKRLEVTTVDLSGKPTAILGRVDRLARRVRSLAAEANPTDLAGAHHTAVMTNQ